One genomic region from Ochotona princeps isolate mOchPri1 chromosome 5, mOchPri1.hap1, whole genome shotgun sequence encodes:
- the TNP1 gene encoding spermatid nuclear transition protein 1: MSTSRKLKSHGMRRGKTRSPHKGVKRGGSKRKYRKGSMKSRKRSDDANRNYRSHL; this comes from the exons ATGTCGACCAGCCGCAAATTAAAGAGCCATGGCATGAGGAGGGGCAAGACCCGCTCTCCGCACAAGGGAGTCAAGAGAGGTGGCAGCAAAAGAAAATACCGGAAGGGCAGCATGAAGAGTAGGAAACGGAGCGATGATG CCAATCGCAATTACCGCTCTCACTTGTGA